From the Cucumis sativus cultivar 9930 chromosome 5, Cucumber_9930_V3, whole genome shotgun sequence genome, the window CCTAACTGGTCTGCTTTCAATATGGCCGAAGAAACTAACAGAAAGCAAGACAAATGGGCTTTGAAAGtgatgagaaagaaaatgggatAGCAGCACAAATCAACGAAGATGGGACTTTGCTAGTTATTAACAACATTCCACATGAGGGGTTTTACTTGCATCCACAAGAGAAACAATAAGAAAGTGTGCCTCTACTAGATTATTACATCAATTCTTGGCCTCAGTAGAGGTGTTTTCCTTGATTCTTGCTCGAGTATCCAATTTAACAAAGCATTTGAAATCTGCGTAGGGAAGGGTTTTGACATTCCTCCTCCGCAATTCGCTTAGAGGTAGATGTTTATCAAGCAAATGCCACAGCCAAATAGAATACTCCGAGTCTGCCATAACTTTTGGATCTACACCTTCGTTGAGAATATTGGCACCAACTACGGTAGTAGACCTCACCCCTCTTTACTTAGTATTGATGCTTTAGGAGCATCGACAGCTGCACCCCCTTTAGATCCCTTCTTTGATTTGCCTCCGGCAGTGAATGTTCGGACAGATGTCAACTGTATTAGGTCTTTGCTATTGACAATAATGCTTCTTCTAAACAAACTAATTTGGTTCAAGTTCAAACCCATATTGTTCTTCTCTGCAACATAGAAACGAACGAATTCATTAGTTCTGATGAATTAATTCAACAGCTATGGTAGTCAGTCTTTCTTTGAATCAACTATGGTAAGAATCCAACTGTTTGATACAACACAACATCTCAAAGGCCATGTataatttagggtttgtttATCTTATGAGCTAATACATAAACCTTCCGGATATGGTTtcaaacagaaacaaaaaacaaaaaaaaaaaaaaaaaacaaacaaaatgcaTCGCAATGTCTGAACTTGAAAACATGTGCCAGAACAACTCTTTCTCCAAGTATAACAGAGACAAAGAAAGGCCAAAAgttataaaactaaacttaCTAGTTACTCAAATCCGTACAAAGTAGCagataaataatttcttaACCAGCCATGTCCTCTTCAACTTTCTACTGGATCAAGTTTTGAGTATGAACGTATGAAGTATGAAGTATGaaaaataagttgtttttttcataGCAAAGCTTCTGCATTTCATTTTGCGAGTCACGAATAGTGCATAATACGATACCATCTTTCCAAATCTCTGTTCACTAGAAAGCATTTCTCTCCTCAATAGCCTATGTGCCTTTATCACATAaactatacaaaattttattatatgggACAATGCTGATTCCCCAAATGGAGACTACTAATGAAgctgaaagaaaaacaaaagatgtcACTCAAACTGCCTAAATTGCAATCAAATAAATTGCTGCCTAATTTCCCTAACTTTTTAGGGTCCTCAGCAAACCCAAATGGAATGTAGGAACATAGGGATCCGTATGAAACATAGTATTGATTTAAATagtgaaacaaaaatgatgaagaattAACTTGTGTCTAAGAGAAAAAACTACAAGGCTTTAGCATTGCTGCACAACTTTTTTCGAGCAAGAAGCAGCAGGATAAATAAACATAAGGAAAAGAGAAAGCTCACAATTTTCTTATAGATAAACAGGAGCCGGAGGCATTCATTTTAGTCCCTCTTTTTGGTCAACTAGCAAAGGAAGGATCCACTAGCAAAGGAGGATAGTCCAATGTTTGGTCTATTAATCTGAATCAGATTCCTCTACTCGTGAGTTGTCATCCTCCAAACATTCATCATCACCTATCTCATCTGATTCAGTATTTGAACCATCCTCCACCACCTCAACTGTATTATTAAGCAAAATGCCCTCCTTTTCCAACATTGCAGCGCCTCTCCCACGGTATAACAGTCCAGTCTTCATGACATGATAAAACTTCTCCCTTAGACATGTCAACGGATGTGGGGTCACTAGCTTTCCTCGTTGATACCCTTCTTTGAGAGAAACGGTGGTGGTCTTACACTTCAAGGAGAGATAAAAAATTCCAGGATATCGGGTGAAGATTCGAGTGAACTTATGAGGGAGATCCATTTCCTCTCTCAAGCTTctcaaataatttcttttagtttttttgtgAAGAGTCAAACTCAAAAGCTCATGTAGAACCCCAACAACTCTTTTCTCCATGAGATCACTGTTGGGATCGACCTGCCTACAACTCTCATATGGAGAAATGTAAGGTAACTTCTGAAACTCTTCCATCCAAGCCTTTACCTTATTTTGTGCCCCATATCCCCTTGGAAAACTCTGAGGAAAAGCCAATGTGGTACACCCCTTTTTGAATTGCCTATATGCATCCCCCAATCCAGAACTCTCATTGCTCCTTTGCAAGGCTGAAACTGCAAATTCCTCCCGCCATTCCTTAAGCCGGAGACACCAATCCCCATTGGAGGCCTTCACTAATCGAAAATGATCTGGATACCTTGGAACCAATGACCTCTCAAAATCACATGGCAGACCAAGATCCCATTCTAAGGGACGCAAGGATTGAAGTGGAACAGTCCTAGTTTTCATCATCATAAGCACTCTACAAAGTCTTTCAACAGTGTCACTCTCGTGAAATTGATGTATACTACCCTCTTCCTGATCTAATAATAGCGCAGTATCCGTCATACGAAAGCAAGGCAGATTAGCATAACGAGAATGAGGAAATTCGTGAAAGAGAGTTGGGTACCTCCGAATGAATCGAATAACAGGGATTGTGAGGCCAAGTAGCTTTTGCCAGTTGGCGATGGATTTGGCAGTGATAAAGCCAGTAGAGGAGCGCTTAATGGCGTTCTTGAGAAGGCAAGCGGCCTTCAAATCGGTCTCCGTGTCAATGATGTGATCGAGACTCCGATTCTTAACCCATTTAAGACGAACCTTGGCTATTCCTCGCCATTGATGGTACAGAAAAAGCTTGGGGCTTTGGCATCGATATTGAAGaattaaagaggaaaagaacTTGTTGTTCATTATGGAAATTCGGAATTTGTGAACGAATGGTCAACGGAGATGGGGTTTACCATTAGCTGAATGAAACATGAAAAAAGCTCAACTACTCAAGAACGAAAACAGCCGAATTACCACAAAACCATATATCCAAACTCATAACTAGTGGGTTACCAAAAGAACCCAATAACACAACTTACCCAAAACTTTATTTTCCAACTTCATGGCTACCGACGGCAGCGGCTGATTGAAGGTGGAGAGTTGGCGGCGTGTAGGtcaaaggaagaagaagaaggtgaaggAGATGctcccttttcttttactaaaaacGTCTCCCAACACAAggtagtttaaaaaaatagcaaaagttaTTTAAGTCATACAACTCtatcttttaaattgtaaaaataataaatttaaaaattagtatgGTCGTGATTTAGAATAAGAAGATAATATAgttataatctaaattttttttaaagatttgggATCGAGGTTTACAATTTCCTTCCTCTTTAAGAAATTTCATTCTCGAAATTTAATCATCCTTTATCTAAATTTCTCTCTTAAATTAGAAACCTTATAGTGACAACGCACAACTTTTATTCAGAATAAGAAGATAACATAGTTATAACTTTATAGCAACAACTTACTTGAACGATTCTTAGTTACTCCATCGCTTCCTTTTGCTTTATATCACGAGTTCTCCTCTAATTGAtgaagtaatttttgtttgtttaccTACTTGTGACTCATCTTACGAATTCCTTTACGCCTTCAGCCTCAATTGAGGACATTCCCTTTCAAAATGCTCGAATTGTTTGCACTAATAACAAACATATGCTTCTATAATACATTGATTCTTGTAGAATCTTCCACAATTACGACACAAAGATCTTTTACCCCATCCTAGGTACTGATTTATTTTCTGACTTCTTAACTATTGAATATTAtccaattgattgattaaaacTCCATTGTTGTAGCTTTGAGTAAAAACTTCCTATACTCTTCTTTCGTAATTGTTGTCTTACAACTtgtctttgtttcttttctttcgtTATAAAGTaatgtgttaaaaaaaaattccttccTAAACATCTCTTGAAACACAACCGagtgctttctttctttattagaTAATCTTTCCTTAATTCTTTTCCACCATTCGTTTGCTTCATCTTCTAACAAAGTTTCTGCTAGTTCCACTTGTTAATCTGCAGGGCACCTGATAATCCTGAAGCATTCCACAATCACCGACCATTCATTTGCTTCATCTAGAACATTTGATCCTCTAAACACCTTAGCTCCTAAAGCTTTTAATTCCGAGGTTGTAAACCTATTTCTTTGATCCATAGAGTTTACAAGtgacataaatttcaaacctTACAAATTGAGTCTatcatttaagaaataaaatatacttaCAAGTTTTCAGGTAAGATCATGTTATTCCATTTGTCGCTTATGTATGTTGGCTGCTAGTCCACATATGACTCATTACTTATGAACTACTTCTTTCTAGTTTTCCTGTAGCATTAGGGTCTTAAAGTCAAACCTATAACAGATTATTCAAGAATTCAACTTGGACTTTTATACCTCAAAAATCAAACTTGCACTGATACCTAACTAGTATCAGACTATCCAAACACAACTTACACCTTAACTATTTTGTTCCCTAGAAGCTAACTTTTGCTTTGATACCAAACTGTCACACCCTCTCTTGTCTTCTAGCCCTTTTCTTGACTTTTTAAGGTTTTCATGGCACTCCAACCAAGACATATCTACAACTACGTACTTTCcatgatttttgaaaaacatcgTTCAAATGTCTATTTTAACCAAATGTTGAAGTAAATTCTTTTTAGCTCAAAATCACTATACTTGTCTTTAATTCGGCAATAAGTACTTAAGATCTCGATAAATTCTTTTTCCTACCCATTTTCACAAAGATACATCCTTAAGCTacttagaaattttgaaacttaaaaaatacttaaaaatttCTCTAAAGACTCGGGAATCGAGGTTTACAGACTGATCGATGACACACCCTAGTAGGAGCTACATTATACGTATGATATACCTATTGTACTTCCACCAGTTCATAGGGGACGTGCTCAAGTGGAAGAAGTTGAACTCGATAATGTTTACCATAATGCAGAAGAAATGCCTCTTATGTCACAGATCTAGAGCCAAGTTGGTTAGATagtttgatgatgatgatgtcaACATTTGGCCTAGGGTATTATGATTTAAGGGGTCTAGTATaggatattttaatttaggagTCGATCCATCTTCTTCATACATGGATGTCAGTCCATCAATTTTATATGTGCATAGACATAGTCACACAGATAGGGTCGTAATCGACGACGTCCAAGTTGTAGAACacattgattttctttaaattttaaaatggatgtaaaacaataatacatacattttaatttagatttaattttttcatttacaaatcatatagaaaaaaggggttaaacaatcgtgttccttttttaattattaaaaaatataattataaattgtcataaacttttaaaacaaatgacatttaaatcaattagtCTTAAGGGCAATATGGTAATTTGACacttaaatcaaattcaaagtttgactttttcaagtcaaaagtcaacattttgtctttttaccattttattcgtcttgactaattccgATCTCTCGAAaatgaatccgcattcatttcTCCGAAAATcaatcatatttgaatataaagtcggtcaaagtttgacttctcaaagtcaaaagtcaacattgtGACTTTTCACAACTTTGATAACTTCCATCAATTCTGAGCTTCCTAATAcgaatatatattcatatttttaatatttaaatcacatttaaacatgaaacTCTATCTTAAACTTATaaccgacgactatatcaaatatattcattggtttctctctctttacctaattcgaacaattcgaattattccatcataatgttctaagttgattCTTTGGGAGCTAGCGGAGAAAAaactaatggacctatagatcatgggctccaacgatccaagattaactagctaaactcttttagatcGAGTTAATCAACCTTCGTTAACTAACGAGTCATGTCACTAAAGTCTCATACTTGCACTCCtttcactatagatatatttgtgtgcaTATGATATAACTATGATAaataagttaatccttcacaggttgtttGTAACCTTAGTTGGTCAAAGTATTGTTTTACCTCCAAGACTACAttttgctccttaagtcccactgaTCTATTATTGAACAATTTGTTTAAGGTCCAATCTATAAACTAAATCCCTTTCGGGCCAATGAAAGGGTGGGACCttttgttcaagacttggattcagtccttaagggaacaacctatctactatcCCTAATTTGGGTAGTAGTGAATTTTGTCTTGCATCCTATGTCTCTAGCTATCTacccgatcttacccttgaaatggGAGACTTGTTGGGTCAGTGCCATTGAGCTCCCCTCACCTATGTAGATCTAAGAATAATTTCATGTGAatagaagttcatagttagctcatgattaagattaagttacattgaatatttataaatgaaatagtcagttttatTAAAGTCAACAGTGTTATAACCTAAAAGTGACTACTTCATGGTTCCAATCtcatgtaaactctttacgTAGGATGCTCCCACTtctatgtctctacatgaacaatGCACGATCATAtcatttgtactaactacaaagcggaCCACATCCATAGTGTTTCCAAAATAAGATGCTCAACCGTAAtcgtatactatagactatttatgttatatactCGAGCTTAATCCATGTTTATGTCTCATACATAAGGTTCAAAATTACTCAATAATAGCCTCGGGTCCTTAGCTTATTgactttaagattatagtatcaataacgtcttttattgaatagaatatgattacaaaccatgaattttaggacataaattctaACAATATtacttatatttatataacagTATTacgtatatgtatatgtatgtatatatattaaaatttccaaaattaacCAGATTAAGTATTTCAACATTTACATTGAATTATCTTCCACTTAATTCAACTTAATCACTAAAGGGATGGAAGTTAGCACATAATCACACTTAAAAAGAGAGTTCTTGCcctaaaaattagaaagtttgtGGAGAATTGCCTTGGAGTCCATTTGAGATCCCAAAGCAAGTGGAGATTGACTAATTCCATCGAAGAAGAACCTTCatgaaagtgttttttttccctttacaTTACCTTAACTCTCTGCTTTCACACTTGTATGAAAGTATGTGTTTAATCAGATTTAAGGTGTTGGTTGGTATACTTATGAATTTAGCATTATAATTCTATTACCCTTCTATGCAAATAGTTAGGAAATTAGTAAAAATTGTTGATAACAATGCTTAATGTCATAGTTCTtagtttgatttcaaaatgttaGTATCATTTAAGATTCTATCagaaaatattgttttcaaGACGTTAGTTTCCAGACTTGGGGATAATTTTCAATGTAAAATTCGATGACCAATCTAAATATTACCTGATTACACATCATATAACATCTTTTCGtctaaatttgaagttttttttcttttgccaagtttactttattttcaaaactcgtttcgaaaatttgatttctattCCCTAGCTAAAATTAATCCGGTGCTAAAATAACCAAGCACAAATTCTTGGTTTGATCATGATAAATGATACTCGACCTCTCAAgccattttttttactatattagcATCAATCCTTAATTTTAGATatgaaaaaagttaatttgattctaaaataGGTAAGCATGGAGGAACTATATTAGCACCGAGAGCAATTAGCTTTTATGATTTAGGATGAAACCACGTTGAATTCATCCATGAGACAATGACATCATTTGGTAACCAACAACAGCCGAAAGacccagaaaaaaaaaaggaccgCGTGATTTATTATTGAAGCGACAAAAGGAAACCAAAATtcgaatgaaaaaaaagaaaaccctaatggtatctaacaaatatattcACATAACTTAAGGGCAAGAGCTACTTAACAAatcaaagggaaaaaaaccaaattttaggAGTATAAATAGAAGGTTttccaatatatattaatgtttaCCTACAtcgttcttttctttttttctttgttttctactttatCTCATAATATGTAttcataaaatcaatttcaaatttagaagtttCACCTCCAGTTCTCTTAAAGTAAAGGGTTTTCCCAATTTTCCACTTATATATTATAGTCTTCAAAGCAGAGTAGAAAACTTGAGATTTGACATTCTTAGACTAACAAATCTCTGATTGATGGATTGAGAACATACCCTTAACTTTGATCACCGCGTAATGGCAGTCTTAGAAATGGTTTTGATACTTTGTTTCACCATGAAAATTTCCACTTTGCAATTCCAATATGTTCACCTTCCATTTGAAAGATTTGAGTTTTACAAAGCTTTTGATCAACCATACTAACTCTTTTGAgatgagaaacaaaattaacagCTAACACAATTGCATTCTAGAATCTTACTGAAGCTTTCTGCTTAATAGCCTGAACTGAAGGACGTGTTAGTCAAATGTGTAAAGCCATATTTATCTACTAACtcttctaatttcattttaaagtttttaggATTTCAGAGTTTTGTCAACAAAAGAATTGACATCATGACCAACTTAAATACATGGAAAGAACAGAGGaatgtaaaacaaaagaatcaGAATATTGTATCGATGGTAAGCTTTCTTTTTGATGGAGCTTTTTCGACACTCTGCTTCTGCAGATCCATAAATGTCGAACCCTTATTAGCAAATAATCTCCGCAAGTTAATCACTGAAAGCTCGTTGTAGCTACCAACTGCAAGATCAGCCTGCACCAGATCATATCTGCACAATATCATCCAGGTACCCATATCAGTCTGACGGTCTGAGATATTCGTTAAATGCACAAAGAACTAGATATGTTTGACATGCACTGCATTGCACATGTGTGCATAGTATTTTACTAGTTTAATCTATTTATGACGAGGCACATACGCGCGGTGGGCACCAATCAATGCTATAGCCATCATTGTACAGTTGTGAGCAGCAGTTATGCCCCGAGGATCATCTTCAAACACCACACACTTGGAAGGCTTTCGATCCAGCTGCAATGTGTATAAGCAGTAGTTAAATTATTGCGGAGGTAGCCAAtgcaacaaagaaaaatatggtATTTTCACTTTGTATGTCAGTTGAATTTAACAGTTCGCAAATTGGACCTCACCTTCACAGCAGCAGATAGAAACCTATGAGCCATTGACTCCATACCGTCTTCCTCTGTTATGATTGCCTGCAAAAACGATAATaagcataaaataaaatgttggcAGGTCTAATTCCCTGGAATCACccaatttttatctttcacgTGCAATCATTTCATAATTCACAATCCACCAATTTTGATTTGTCTTTTCCTTTTACCAATGGTTGAGGTGAAATGTTATCAACAGGTAAAATGCAGCTTGAACGAAATCATGAAAACTGTGTCAAGTAATGTATTTTCTCATTTGTACAATCTGGCTTAGACTTAACAGTAAAGTTACTCGAACTTCTATCTCTGAATACAAAAAAAGGTTTGAGGAATCAATACCAACCTGAAAATATTTCTTCAAACTCATTTGGTCCAATGCTTCAAGCATGTGTTTCCGATCAAGACTGGAAACAATGGCACAGGGAATGCGAGCTGTAGACACAGCATCCAGCCATTCCTTGAGACCTTCAACTGGTGTTTTAAGctgaataagaaaatatttaactaatttccATGATCAATCCAAGGAACGAGCCAATCTaggagaaaaatatattgaagataCTCACAGATAGAAGGCCTCTGTAATACAACTGCGTAAACCTCAATTTCAGTCTATCCAGCTCACTTTCTGCCATGCCCCATCGTAGAAGCTGAAAGGTGAAACAAAGTTCGAAATATGTGAAATTGTTGCTAACAGGGAAAATAGTGCAAGATTAGCTAAAAAGGCAGAGCAAGGAACAATGGAACAATCGCAGTGAAATAAACAGTTAAAGAAAACAGGTAACCACAAGTGATTCAGACTTCTAGCCGCCATAAACCACTTCTTTCAAAGAAATAATGCTGGATGAGGGTTAAGGGGGTAGCACCAGTTTGCTATCAGTAGGCTCTGAAAAGCACCTTCTAAGAGGCGATTATCTTTGCAGTGTTTCTGTCATCTTTTCCATCATAGTGAAAGAAGAAGGGAGTTCAATATGCTTTACAAAAATATCCCTCCATTCACTTTCTTGAAACAAAAGTCAGTGCAAAAAAGTTGTCTGTGACAGAGGTTTGCGAAAATACAGCAAGTTAATGGTTTCATAGCCAAGTGCCATGTCATTGAAGAAAACTTGCCATACTTATACTCTTGATCGGAGCTAAAAGTGACCAATAAAAGAGTATCTGATCCGTGGTGCAGGTATGTAGATTATACCTAGGGGCGTTGGAGTATTCACTCTAACAACTCAGCAAAATAGCCTCATAGTTACAGTAGAAAGGGGGTGATAGCACTCAAGAAGTGTCATTTCCCTTAGCTTAACTTGGAAttgtttggttaattaatgtgctaaaaatgttattttgtgGGTATCAAGCACCTAAGAGAAAGAACCGAATGTCAGAGAGCTAAAGAAGCTAAAACAGTCCAAATCGGAGCCCTAACAAAGTAACCAGGTCAATAGGAAGAAAAGATGCTCGAAATTACTAAACTACCACAAGGCAAGCGCACGCCGCGATGCTCCGAACTTTTCAAAGGAAACCACTGTGCAAGTGCAAAGACAGCCAAGGGGTTACTCATAAGCGTCATGGCACTAACTGCTGCTACAGATCCAGATTTTCCGATTTTACGTCAGTTCTTTTTGGACTTTTAGCCCCCAAtcccattttcttctcctttcctCTGTAATTCTTACTTCTTGGGTATATTTCACAATCGTCAAGCTCATCTTGGACCGATTTTGTGGCTAAGGTGGGTATGCTAGCTTAGGGCTAGGTGAAACccattgtttgattttgagtATTAAtactaaatttctaatttcgAAATTTCTGTGGTTCATGGACTTGTTTTATGTTCATTGCTTAGAATGTATGTTTGATTTGGCCAATATTCGTGTATTCTTTGCTAGGCTAGAGTTTGATGCATGTTGTGCTTCATGTTATTGTTCTAATCTCAAGTCCCGAATCCAAGTATTGGGTGTGTTTAAACTTCTTTTAAGCTAAGGATTAATGCAAAACATCAAACAATGGGTTGTGATGATTACAAGTAGCAATTCCTAAGCATATAGAATCAATGATGATTACAAGTAGCAATTCCCAAACATGCTTGTCAGTAAATGTGAGGAGGTCTAGGATAGCTCTTTTGCTACATTGCATTGCTAGTATAGTTCAAGAACATAATCGAGTACTAACTTAGGGGCTTTTAGGGTTATTAATCATCCTAGTGAATTCCCTAGGCTTAATGCAGGTGTTTGGTATTTATGGCCGCTTATTGTTCCCAGTTTTTCTAGAATCTAGTTTagttaagaaattaattaatgcattaGGGTGCTTTACTTGACTTAGGGGCAAGTAGGGTAGGCACATTACTTCATGAGAATTTGTTTGTGGAAATCTGATGATGAAATCAAACAATTGGGTGGATCTTATTCTCTAAGCTAGGCCTGTTTTACTTTCTTGCTTTTTAACTTTCTGCACTTTTACATTCCTGCATTTATTTTCCTCACTTTAAATTCTAGATCACTCCAGCCCCCCAGGTTACCACTTTAGCAAGAAATCTTAACTAGTTTGAAACTACATTTGTACTTCCCTGCAGATCGACCTAGTTTTGTGGCTATTACTATGCCTTGGGGTAGTAGTAGTCTATATtagtaattataaatattatttgattgcCGGAGAGCGGTTTACGATCCCCATCCTCTGATCTTTCAGGGGGGCTTCTTCAATAAAGCAGTTACAATGGTGGTTGACTCCATTGATCTTCTTGAATGGTGCAAGTTTATccttgaaattgaatttggcGCAGACTTAACTAATAAGTCTAAACAGGGATGTCTAGGTGGTTCAGACTCTGGCTTTGTCCTTCGTTCCTTAGCCATTAATCAAGATTCAAGAGTGCTTCCATCAAGAAATTCGAATAACTTGTGAGCTTTGAGAACTTCAACAGTTTGAAACATCCATAGAGTAAAATTCGAGGCATTGAGACTAATCGAGACTAGGTCACAAatatttgagagaagaaaaatttgtGATGACAATTCCTTAAAAGGTTCAGCCTTGGAAATTTGCGGTATCTTGAAGAACGAGAAGAGAAAATCATATTAAACCgccaattcacccaaaagcttaagttgatggttgaaagcaaatttaattatatatcatcaacactccccctcacttgtgtgattgaaatatttgaaagacccaacaagtggaaatcaattaattttacatcactcgtgggcttgaaatatttgaaaggcccag encodes:
- the LOC101211766 gene encoding uncharacterized protein LOC101211766 — encoded protein: MDCTCSNFRSSTAPLSWTPTSSSRFPQSQFVSKLKFRNLKRMNLTKHSMVVMSVSGSNENGSLDRFPLTPNKLFMQEVIGAEYGEGFETFRPDGPMKVDVDFLNDRLQEGFLQRIRYAMKPDEAYGLIFSWDNVVADTQTLKLNAWKQLASEEGKRVPEDGDIQKLMLYEGADQVLQKLLRWGMAESELDRLKLRFTQLYYRGLLSLKTPVEGLKEWLDAVSTARIPCAIVSSLDRKHMLEALDQMSLKKYFQAIITEEDGMESMAHRFLSAAVKLDRKPSKCVVFEDDPRGITAAHNCTMMAIALIGAHRAYDLVQADLAVGSYNELSVINLRRLFANKGSTFMDLQKQSVEKAPSKRKLTIDTIF
- the LOC105434409 gene encoding protein WHAT'S THIS FACTOR 9, mitochondrial, which produces MNNKFFSSLILQYRCQSPKLFLYHQWRGIAKVRLKWVKNRSLDHIIDTETDLKAACLLKNAIKRSSTGFITAKSIANWQKLLGLTIPVIRFIRRYPTLFHEFPHSRYANLPCFRMTDTALLLDQEEGSIHQFHESDTVERLCRVLMMMKTRTVPLQSLRPLEWDLGLPCDFERSLVPRYPDHFRLVKASNGDWCLRLKEWREEFAVSALQRSNESSGLGDAYRQFKKGCTTLAFPQSFPRGYGAQNKVKAWMEEFQKLPYISPYESCRQVDPNSDLMEKRVVGVLHELLSLTLHKKTKRNYLRSLREEMDLPHKFTRIFTRYPGIFYLSLKCKTTTVSLKEGYQRGKLVTPHPLTCLREKFYHVMKTGLLYRGRGAAMLEKEGILLNNTVEVVEDGSNTESDEIGDDECLEDDNSRVEESDSD